The following proteins are co-located in the Macadamia integrifolia cultivar HAES 741 chromosome 3, SCU_Mint_v3, whole genome shotgun sequence genome:
- the LOC122074628 gene encoding putative UDP-glucuronate:xylan alpha-glucuronosyltransferase 3 isoform X1, with protein MRGAIGTSPSPIETRHRLPGSTDDTNKRRSIRNKDVKDIEKPFHLPVQEWSLNCKFLSLKLVLVLIICGTFLTLLLSPAIYSVDHLSNPGSRPSIVDRWMWERPIADPRYVSHIHANWGQISKTIGGLAGKKGLQGIGLLNFNDSENDHWKQLLPGAEHVVVNLDYIGKDVSWETLYPEWIDEEEESEVPVCPSLPEPKVPKKTRLGLIAVKLPCRKSSNWSRDIARLHLQLAAARLAVSAKAYHPVYVLFVTDCFPIPNLFSCRELVVHEGNAWLYKPNLGTLRQKLQLPVGSCELAVPLKAKERVYTGKMHREAYATILHSAHIYVCGAITAAQSIRMSGSTRDLVILVDETISEYHRGGLEAAGWKVRTIQRIRNPKAEPEAYNEWNYSKFRLWQLTDYDKIIFIDADLLILRNIDFLFGMPEITAIGNNATLFNSGVMVIEPSNCTFNLLMDHINEIVSYNGGDQGYLNEIFTWWHRIPKHMNFLKHFWIGDEEEKKQMKIHLFGADPPILYVLHYLGLKPWLCFRDYDCNWNVDILQEFASDVAHKRWWKVHDAMPENLQKFCLLRSKQKAGLEWDRRQAEKGNYSDGHWKIKIQDPRLKICFEDFCFWESMLWHWGEKNWTDNATVTPTIPAVTKAVN; from the exons TGATGACACAAATAAGAGAAGGTCTATAAGAAATAAAGATGTCAAAGATATTGAGAAGCCCTTCCACCTTCCTGTCCAAGAATGGAGTTTGAACTGCAAGTTTTTATCTTTGAAACTTGTCCTTGTTCTCATTATATGTGGCACTTTTTTaactctcctcctctctccGGCAATATATAGTGTTGATCATCTATCAAACCCTGGTTCTCG GCCAAGTATTGTAGACAGGTGGATGTGGGAGAGGCCCATTGCAGATCCACGTTATGTGTCACATATACATGCTAACTGGGGTCAGATCTCAAAAACCATTGGGGGACTAGCTGGAAAAAAAGGACTTCAGGGAATAGGCCTATTAAACTTCAATGACAGTGAGAATGATCATTGGAAGCAACTTTTACCAGGGGCTGAGCATGTTGTTGTGAACCTGGATTATATCGGGAAGGATGTCAGTTGGGAGACCTTATACCCAGAATggatagatgaggaagaagagtcaGAAGTTCCTGTTTGTCCATCTCTACCTGAGCCCAAAGTTCCCAAAAAGACACGGCTTGGTCTCATTGCTGTCAAGCTTCCCTGCCGCAAGTCTAGTAACTGGTCGAGAGATATTGCTCGGTTGCATTTGCAGCTAGCAGCTGCAAGGCTAGCTGTCTCTGCTAAAGCCTACCATCCTGTGTATGTGCTCTTTGTGACTGACTGCTTCCCAATCCCAAATCTCTTCAGCTGCAGGGAGCTTGTGGTACATGAAGGGAATGCATGGCTATATAAGCCGAACTTGGGTACGTTGAGACAAAAGCTCCAGCTCCCTGTTGGGTCATGCGAACTTGCAGTTCCACTCAAGGCCAAAG AGCGGGTGTACACAGGAAAAATGCACCGGGAAGCATATGCGACAATATTGCATTCAGCTCATATATATGTCTGTGGTGCCATTACCGCAGCCCAGAGCATTCGCATGTCTGGTTCAACCAGGGATTTGGTGATACTTGTTGATGAGACAATCAGCGAGTATCACAGAGGGGGCCTTGAGGCGGCAGGCTGGAAGGTCCGGACAATCCAGAGGATCAGGAATCCAAAAGCAGAACCTGAAGCCTACAATGAGTGGAATTACAGCAAGTTCCGTCTTTGGCAGCTGACAGACTATGACAAGATTATCTTCATTGATGCAGACCTGCTTATACTAAGGAACATCGATTTCTTATTTGGGATGCCAGAGATTACTGCGATTGGAAACAATGCCACCCTGTTCAATTCTGGTGTGATGGTCATTGAGCCATCAAATTGCACATTCAATCTTCTGATGGATCACATCAATGAGATAGTGTCCTACAATGGTGGGGATCAGGGGTACCTAAATGAAATCTTTACATGGTGGCACCGCATCCCAAAACACATGAATTTCTTGAAGCATTTCTGGATAGGTgatgaggaggagaagaaacaaaTGAAGATCCATCTTTTTGGGGCTGATCCCCCAATCCTGTATGTCCTCCATTATCTGGGTCTTAAGCCGTGGCTATGTTTTCGAGACTATGACTGCAACTGGAATGTCGACATACTACAGGAATTCGCAAGTGATGTTGCACACAAGCGGTGGTGGAAGGTGCATGATGCAATGCCAGAGAACTTGCAAAAATTTTGCCTGCTGAGGTCCAAGCAGAAGGCAGGATTGGAGTGGGACCGGAGGCAAGCTGAGAAGGGCAACTACAGTGATGGGCATTGGAAGATTAAGATACAGGATCCCCGTCTAAAAATATGCTTTGAGGATTTCTGCTTCTGGGAGAGTATGTTATGGCACTGGGGTGAGAAAAACTGGACAGACAATGCAACTGTCACCCCAACTATACCTGCAGTAACCAAAGCGGTAAACTAA
- the LOC122074628 gene encoding putative UDP-glucuronate:xylan alpha-glucuronosyltransferase 3 isoform X2 has product MRGAIGTSPSPIETRHRLPGSTPSIVDRWMWERPIADPRYVSHIHANWGQISKTIGGLAGKKGLQGIGLLNFNDSENDHWKQLLPGAEHVVVNLDYIGKDVSWETLYPEWIDEEEESEVPVCPSLPEPKVPKKTRLGLIAVKLPCRKSSNWSRDIARLHLQLAAARLAVSAKAYHPVYVLFVTDCFPIPNLFSCRELVVHEGNAWLYKPNLGTLRQKLQLPVGSCELAVPLKAKERVYTGKMHREAYATILHSAHIYVCGAITAAQSIRMSGSTRDLVILVDETISEYHRGGLEAAGWKVRTIQRIRNPKAEPEAYNEWNYSKFRLWQLTDYDKIIFIDADLLILRNIDFLFGMPEITAIGNNATLFNSGVMVIEPSNCTFNLLMDHINEIVSYNGGDQGYLNEIFTWWHRIPKHMNFLKHFWIGDEEEKKQMKIHLFGADPPILYVLHYLGLKPWLCFRDYDCNWNVDILQEFASDVAHKRWWKVHDAMPENLQKFCLLRSKQKAGLEWDRRQAEKGNYSDGHWKIKIQDPRLKICFEDFCFWESMLWHWGEKNWTDNATVTPTIPAVTKAVN; this is encoded by the exons GCCAAGTATTGTAGACAGGTGGATGTGGGAGAGGCCCATTGCAGATCCACGTTATGTGTCACATATACATGCTAACTGGGGTCAGATCTCAAAAACCATTGGGGGACTAGCTGGAAAAAAAGGACTTCAGGGAATAGGCCTATTAAACTTCAATGACAGTGAGAATGATCATTGGAAGCAACTTTTACCAGGGGCTGAGCATGTTGTTGTGAACCTGGATTATATCGGGAAGGATGTCAGTTGGGAGACCTTATACCCAGAATggatagatgaggaagaagagtcaGAAGTTCCTGTTTGTCCATCTCTACCTGAGCCCAAAGTTCCCAAAAAGACACGGCTTGGTCTCATTGCTGTCAAGCTTCCCTGCCGCAAGTCTAGTAACTGGTCGAGAGATATTGCTCGGTTGCATTTGCAGCTAGCAGCTGCAAGGCTAGCTGTCTCTGCTAAAGCCTACCATCCTGTGTATGTGCTCTTTGTGACTGACTGCTTCCCAATCCCAAATCTCTTCAGCTGCAGGGAGCTTGTGGTACATGAAGGGAATGCATGGCTATATAAGCCGAACTTGGGTACGTTGAGACAAAAGCTCCAGCTCCCTGTTGGGTCATGCGAACTTGCAGTTCCACTCAAGGCCAAAG AGCGGGTGTACACAGGAAAAATGCACCGGGAAGCATATGCGACAATATTGCATTCAGCTCATATATATGTCTGTGGTGCCATTACCGCAGCCCAGAGCATTCGCATGTCTGGTTCAACCAGGGATTTGGTGATACTTGTTGATGAGACAATCAGCGAGTATCACAGAGGGGGCCTTGAGGCGGCAGGCTGGAAGGTCCGGACAATCCAGAGGATCAGGAATCCAAAAGCAGAACCTGAAGCCTACAATGAGTGGAATTACAGCAAGTTCCGTCTTTGGCAGCTGACAGACTATGACAAGATTATCTTCATTGATGCAGACCTGCTTATACTAAGGAACATCGATTTCTTATTTGGGATGCCAGAGATTACTGCGATTGGAAACAATGCCACCCTGTTCAATTCTGGTGTGATGGTCATTGAGCCATCAAATTGCACATTCAATCTTCTGATGGATCACATCAATGAGATAGTGTCCTACAATGGTGGGGATCAGGGGTACCTAAATGAAATCTTTACATGGTGGCACCGCATCCCAAAACACATGAATTTCTTGAAGCATTTCTGGATAGGTgatgaggaggagaagaaacaaaTGAAGATCCATCTTTTTGGGGCTGATCCCCCAATCCTGTATGTCCTCCATTATCTGGGTCTTAAGCCGTGGCTATGTTTTCGAGACTATGACTGCAACTGGAATGTCGACATACTACAGGAATTCGCAAGTGATGTTGCACACAAGCGGTGGTGGAAGGTGCATGATGCAATGCCAGAGAACTTGCAAAAATTTTGCCTGCTGAGGTCCAAGCAGAAGGCAGGATTGGAGTGGGACCGGAGGCAAGCTGAGAAGGGCAACTACAGTGATGGGCATTGGAAGATTAAGATACAGGATCCCCGTCTAAAAATATGCTTTGAGGATTTCTGCTTCTGGGAGAGTATGTTATGGCACTGGGGTGAGAAAAACTGGACAGACAATGCAACTGTCACCCCAACTATACCTGCAGTAACCAAAGCGGTAAACTAA